The region CTTTTACGGTATCGCCCATGTTGCAGTCGTTGTTCTCGTCATGAGCTTTTAATTTATACGTTCTTTTTACGATCTTGCCGTATAAAGGATGTTCTACATGGTCTTCAATCGCTACAACGATGGTCTTATCCATCTTGCTGCTTACAACCTTACCAGTACGGGTTTTTCTAAGATTTCTTTCCACGTTCGGTATTCTCCTTTCGAGTTTTGGCCCTGCCGGCCTAATCTATAAGTTTACACACACTCGTGTGTGTCATGCTTTTTAAAAAACCACAACTTAAGCTAATTTAGCCTTCTCAGTGATAACAGTCTGAATTCTGGCAATGTTCTTACGAACCTCTTTGATCCTGCTTGTGTTGTCAAGCTGGTTGGTTGCGTTCTGGAATCTTAAGTTGAAAAGTTCTTTCTTCGCAGCTACTAATTCTTCATTCAGTTCTGCAGCTGATTTTCCTTTTAATTCTTCCACATACTTATTAATTTTCACTGTCATTCACCGCCTTCTAAATCTGCTTTAGCAGCAATCTTACACTTGCACGGTAACTTATGCATAGCAAGACGTAAAGCTTCACGTGCTGTTTCTTCAGGTACTCCAGCGATTTCGAATAATACACGGCCTGGTTTTACTACTGCTACCCAGTATTCCAGAGCGCCCTTACCGGAACCCATACGGGTTTCTGCTGGCTTTGCTGTGACAGGTTTATCCGGGAAAATCTTGATCCAGACTTTACCGCCACGCTTAATATAACGGGTCATGGCAACACGGGCTGCCTCAATCTGGTTCGATTTGATCCAGCATGGCTCCGTAGCGACTAAACCGAACTCACCGTTGCTGATTACGTTGCCTCTTAAAGCTTTACCAGCCATGGATCCACGGAACTGTTTACGACGTTTCACTCTTTTAGGCATTAACATTATTTATCGCTCCCTTCCTTGTTTCCTTTAGTTGGAAGTATTTCGCCATTGTAAATCCATACCTTAACACCGATCTTACCAAAGGTTGTATCTGCTTCAGCGAAACCATAGTCAATATCTGCTCTGAGTGTCTGTAACGGAATGGTTCCTTCGCTGTAGAACTCGGTACGAGCCATATCAGCACCGCCAAGACGTCCTGCAACTGCAGTCTTAATGCCCTTTACGCCAGCCTTCATGGAACGGCCCATGGTGGACTTCATCGCCCGGCGGAAGGATACACGGTTCTCTAACTGCTGTGCAATGGATTCAGCTACTAACTGAGCGTCTCTATCAGGTCTTTTGATTTCCTTGATGTCAACAAATAACTTTTTATCTGTAAGCTTCTGAACTTCAACTTTTAATTTTTCAATCTCAGATCCGCCCTTACCGATCACTACACCCGGCTTTGCGGTATGAATTGTAACCTTCACGCGGTCAGATGCTCTCTCAATCTCGATATCAGAAATGCCGGCACTGTATAATCTCTTCTTAAGAAATTTTCTGATCGCATAATCTTCTACCAGGTTATCTGCGAAATCAGCTTCAGCATACCATTTTGAGTTCCAGTCTTTAATAACACCGACTCTTAAGCCGTGTGGATTAACTTTCTGTCCCATTATTTGCCTCCTTATCTTTCATTAAGCACGATGGTGATGTGGCTCATTCTCTTTTCGATCCTGTAAGCGCGGCCCTGTGCTCTCGGTTTTACTCTTTTCATTGTCGGTCCCTTGTTTGCAAAGCATTCCTCTACGTAAAGTTTTGCAGGGTCCATACCGTTGTTATTCTCAGCGTTAGCAACTGCTGATTTTAATAACTTCTCTATTAAAGAAGAAGCATATCTGGGATTGTAAGTCACAATACCAAGTGCTGTCATAACGTCCTTGCCTCTGATGGCGTCTAATACGAAGCATGCTTTCTGAACAGAAACCCTAGCATAGGATAACTTTGCGGATGGTCTGGTGTCCTTCACAGCATTTCTTTCTCTCTTAATCTGGCTTCTATGTCCCTTAGCCATTGGTGAATCCTCCTTTCAACTTTAACGCCCCCGGGAATCCGCATGAATGCCCAAAGGTGTTTGTTTCTATATTACTTACGGCCTGATTTTTTCTCGTCCTTACCATGTCCTCTGTAAGTTCTTGTAGCAACGAATTCACCCAGCTTATGTCCAACCATATCCTCTGTAACATATACCGGAACGTGCTTTCTGCCATCATGAACTGCAATTGTATGTCCAACCATCTGCGGGAAGATTGTAGAACGGCGGGACCAGGTCTTAATTACCTGCTTCTGTCCTGCTGCGTTCATAACATCTACTTTTTTCAGTAAATGAGCATCTGCAAATGGTCCTTTTTTAAGTGAGCGAGCCATAGGTTCTAACCTCCTTCAATTATTTAACGGTCTTTCCATCTCTTCTTCTAACGATCAGTCTGTTAGAGTGCTTGTTTTTCTTTCTGGTCTTTAAGCCGAGCGCTGGTTTGCCCCATGGTGTGCTTGGGCCTGGGCGTCCGATACCGGTCTTGCCTTCACCACCGCCGTGAGGATGGTCATTGGGGTTCATAACGGAACCGCGTACGGTTGGACGGAAGCCCATGTGACGCTTTCTACCAGCTTTACCGATATTGATCAGGTTATGATCGCCGTTGCCTACAACACCCATGGTTGCTCTGCAGTTGATCGGAACCATTCTCATCTCTCCGGAAGGTAAACGAAGGGTTGCATATTTGCCTTCTTTCGCCATTAACTGAGCAGCATTTCCTGCGGAACGAACCAACTGTCCGCCTTTTCCAGGATAAAGCTCAATGTTGTGAACCTGAGCACCAACCGGGATCTGGCTTAATGGCAAACAGTTGCCGACTTTTGCTTCTGCTGTTTCACCGCTCATAACCTTCATGCCGTCTGTTAATCCAGCCGGAGCAAGGATATAAGCCTTTGTACCGTCTTCATAGCAGATCAGTGCGATGTTGGCAGTTCTGTTAGGATCGTATTCGATACCGATAACAGTAGCTGCAATTCCGTCTTTGCTGTTTCTCTTAAAGTCAATGATTCTATATTTTCTTTTAACGCCGCCTCCGCGATGTCTTACCGTAATCTTACCCTGGTTATTGCGGCCGGCTGTCTTATTGATCGTTTTGCTGATTAAGGACTTCTCAGGAGTTGACTTTGTGATTTCGCTGAAATCAGAACCGGTCATGTGTCTTCTGGAAGGGGTATATGGGTTATACTTTTTAATTCCCATGATGTTTCTCCTTTCTTCTTTATTGCCCACGTTCTTTGGGCACGAAGGGATACCCGGAGGGTATTTCTTCTGGGCATAAAGGTATGCCGCCGGCGTTCCTCTTTATTGTCCATGGTTTTTGGAAACAAAGATGTTCTAGAACTTCAACG is a window of [Clostridium] saccharolyticum WM1 DNA encoding:
- the rpsC gene encoding 30S ribosomal protein S3, which gives rise to MGQKVNPHGLRVGVIKDWNSKWYAEADFADNLVEDYAIRKFLKKRLYSAGISDIEIERASDRVKVTIHTAKPGVVIGKGGSEIEKLKVEVQKLTDKKLFVDIKEIKRPDRDAQLVAESIAQQLENRVSFRRAMKSTMGRSMKAGVKGIKTAVAGRLGGADMARTEFYSEGTIPLQTLRADIDYGFAEADTTFGKIGVKVWIYNGEILPTKGNKEGSDK
- the rplB gene encoding 50S ribosomal protein L2, translated to MGIKKYNPYTPSRRHMTGSDFSEITKSTPEKSLISKTINKTAGRNNQGKITVRHRGGGVKRKYRIIDFKRNSKDGIAATVIGIEYDPNRTANIALICYEDGTKAYILAPAGLTDGMKVMSGETAEAKVGNCLPLSQIPVGAQVHNIELYPGKGGQLVRSAGNAAQLMAKEGKYATLRLPSGEMRMVPINCRATMGVVGNGDHNLINIGKAGRKRHMGFRPTVRGSVMNPNDHPHGGGEGKTGIGRPGPSTPWGKPALGLKTRKKNKHSNRLIVRRRDGKTVK
- the rplP gene encoding 50S ribosomal protein L16 produces the protein MLMPKRVKRRKQFRGSMAGKALRGNVISNGEFGLVATEPCWIKSNQIEAARVAMTRYIKRGGKVWIKIFPDKPVTAKPAETRMGSGKGALEYWVAVVKPGRVLFEIAGVPEETAREALRLAMHKLPCKCKIAAKADLEGGE
- the rpsS gene encoding 30S ribosomal protein S19 codes for the protein MARSLKKGPFADAHLLKKVDVMNAAGQKQVIKTWSRRSTIFPQMVGHTIAVHDGRKHVPVYVTEDMVGHKLGEFVATRTYRGHGKDEKKSGRK
- the rplV gene encoding 50S ribosomal protein L22 yields the protein MAKGHRSQIKRERNAVKDTRPSAKLSYARVSVQKACFVLDAIRGKDVMTALGIVTYNPRYASSLIEKLLKSAVANAENNNGMDPAKLYVEECFANKGPTMKRVKPRAQGRAYRIEKRMSHITIVLNER
- the rpsQ gene encoding 30S ribosomal protein S17 → MERNLRKTRTGKVVSSKMDKTIVVAIEDHVEHPLYGKIVKRTYKLKAHDENNDCNMGDTVKVMETRPLSKDKRWRLVEILERAK
- the rpmC gene encoding 50S ribosomal protein L29 codes for the protein MKINKYVEELKGKSAAELNEELVAAKKELFNLRFQNATNQLDNTSRIKEVRKNIARIQTVITEKAKLA